A region from the Paraburkholderia youngii genome encodes:
- a CDS encoding C45 family autoproteolytic acyltransferase/hydolase — MSEPSPEAVRRDQAGWIFVHIEGEPYDRGEQHGQLLADEIRNAIRTARYLARWDTGEEFDTFVNAATSQFASKLDTEFADEIHGIADGAKLPFAEVLAWNGYMDLLQSWWPTHAAQAQPHLGAKLWRGRRGHHCSAFIATGSATRDGRIVMAHNSWDRYAAGDAFNVVFDIVPDRGNRILMQGLPGCISSLTDFWVTAAGLMITETTISNFAGYNPAGAPEFYRSRRASQYANTIKEWCEMFSLANNGGYANSWLLGDTKTGEIARYELGLHYSGFETTRDGFYSGYNTATDLKIRNQECIGEGEDYTDVRKNGARRLRFMQLEEMHRGNIDVELARQMIADHHDVYLDRNDNPCSRTICGHLELDDARFGGTDHGPFNPWGANDGKVVDSEMAREMAFTARWGHPCGRPFDAQAFMKRHPQWNWLNGYMRDRPSWPWTRFDVLR, encoded by the coding sequence ATGAGCGAACCGTCCCCCGAGGCCGTACGCCGCGATCAGGCCGGCTGGATTTTCGTGCATATCGAAGGCGAGCCGTACGATCGCGGCGAGCAGCACGGCCAGTTGCTCGCCGACGAAATCAGAAACGCGATCCGCACCGCGCGATATCTCGCCAGGTGGGACACCGGCGAGGAGTTCGACACCTTCGTCAACGCCGCGACGAGTCAGTTCGCGAGCAAGCTCGACACCGAATTCGCCGACGAAATTCATGGCATCGCCGATGGCGCGAAGCTGCCGTTCGCCGAAGTGCTGGCGTGGAACGGCTACATGGATCTGCTGCAAAGCTGGTGGCCGACACATGCGGCGCAGGCACAGCCGCATCTGGGCGCGAAACTGTGGCGCGGCCGGCGCGGTCACCACTGCAGCGCGTTCATCGCGACCGGCAGCGCGACGCGCGACGGCCGCATCGTGATGGCGCACAACTCATGGGACCGCTATGCGGCCGGCGACGCGTTCAACGTCGTGTTCGACATCGTGCCCGACCGCGGCAACCGCATCCTGATGCAGGGCCTGCCGGGCTGCATCTCGAGCCTGACCGATTTCTGGGTCACGGCGGCCGGCCTGATGATCACCGAAACGACGATCTCGAACTTCGCGGGCTACAACCCGGCCGGCGCGCCCGAGTTTTATCGCTCGCGGCGCGCGTCGCAATATGCGAACACCATCAAGGAATGGTGCGAGATGTTCTCGCTCGCAAACAACGGCGGCTACGCGAACAGCTGGCTGCTAGGCGACACGAAGACCGGCGAGATCGCGCGTTACGAACTCGGGCTGCACTATTCGGGCTTCGAGACCACCAGGGACGGTTTCTACAGCGGCTACAACACCGCGACGGATCTGAAGATCCGCAACCAGGAATGCATCGGCGAAGGCGAGGACTATACCGACGTGCGCAAGAACGGCGCGCGGCGTCTGCGTTTCATGCAGCTCGAGGAAATGCATCGCGGCAACATCGACGTCGAACTCGCCAGGCAGATGATCGCCGATCATCACGACGTCTATCTCGATCGCAACGACAACCCGTGCTCGCGCACGATCTGCGGGCATCTGGAGCTCGACGACGCGCGCTTCGGCGGGACCGATCACGGCCCGTTCAATCCGTGGGGCGCGAACGACGGCAAGGTGGTCGATAGCGAAATGGCGCGCGAGATGGCGTTTACCGCGCGCTGGGGGCATCCGTGCGGCCGGCCGTTCGATGCGCAGGCGTTTATGAAGCGGCATCCGCAGTGGAACTGGCTGAACGGCTATATGCGCGACCGTCCGTCGTGGCCGTGGACGCGCTTCGACGTGCTGCGCTAA
- a CDS encoding ClcB-like voltage-gated chloride channel protein: MLSFLLKLRTRAQRLFRLSDAHTMLVWSVVVGIVGAFATVAFRKGIELLQLAITGHSGSFVETARSLPWTVRIWVPAAGGLVAGVFLLIAQRHADRHPHSDYMEAVAIGDGAVPVRLSLWRSVSSLFTIASGGSIGREGPMVQLAALASSLIGRWVHFDPPRLRLLVACGAAAGITSAYSAPIAGAFFVTEIVLGSIAMESFGPVVVAAVVANITMREFAGYKPPYEMPEFPTVTGPEVLLFVALGALCGAAAPQFLRLLDASKQAFRKLPVALPVRLGIGGFVVGIISVAEPEVWGNGYSVVNSILHSPWTWTALVLVLVCKLAATAATAGSGAVGGVFTPTLFVGAAVGSLFGQGMHALWPHATSAAYAYAMVGMGAFLAGATQAPLMAILMIFEMTLSYQVVLPLMVSCVVAYFIARAIGKTSMYEITLRRNREEQERTRLRATQMRELIRPAQTVVPPNATVHDMTRVFLEYPVKYLYVANDSGAFLGVVALKDITSDLLDRTDTSMKTAADYLQPHFDVLTPDMSLAVALQHFMAFQGERLPVIESTARPLLAGVVYKTSLLDAYFRMNPSR, encoded by the coding sequence GTGCTTTCATTCCTGCTGAAGCTGCGCACCCGCGCCCAACGCCTTTTCCGCCTCTCCGATGCCCATACGATGCTGGTCTGGTCGGTCGTCGTAGGCATTGTCGGCGCATTCGCCACCGTGGCGTTTCGCAAGGGCATCGAACTGCTGCAACTGGCGATAACCGGCCACTCCGGCAGCTTCGTCGAAACGGCGCGCAGCCTGCCGTGGACCGTGCGCATCTGGGTGCCGGCCGCGGGCGGTCTGGTCGCCGGCGTGTTTCTGCTGATCGCGCAGCGTCACGCCGACCGGCACCCGCACTCCGACTACATGGAAGCGGTCGCGATCGGCGACGGCGCCGTGCCGGTGCGCCTGAGCTTGTGGCGCAGCGTGTCGTCGCTGTTTACGATCGCGAGCGGCGGCTCGATCGGCCGTGAAGGTCCGATGGTGCAGCTCGCGGCGCTCGCCTCGTCGCTGATCGGCCGCTGGGTCCACTTCGATCCGCCGCGGCTGCGCCTGCTGGTCGCGTGCGGCGCGGCGGCCGGTATCACGTCCGCGTACAGCGCGCCGATCGCGGGCGCGTTTTTCGTCACCGAGATCGTGCTCGGCTCGATCGCGATGGAGAGCTTCGGGCCGGTGGTGGTCGCCGCGGTCGTCGCGAACATCACGATGCGCGAATTCGCCGGCTACAAGCCGCCCTACGAGATGCCGGAGTTTCCGACCGTGACCGGTCCCGAGGTGCTGCTGTTCGTCGCGCTCGGCGCGCTGTGCGGCGCGGCCGCGCCGCAGTTCCTGCGGTTGCTCGATGCCTCGAAGCAGGCCTTTCGCAAGCTGCCGGTGGCGCTGCCGGTGCGGCTCGGCATCGGCGGTTTCGTGGTTGGCATCATTTCGGTCGCGGAGCCCGAGGTGTGGGGCAACGGCTACAGCGTCGTGAACTCGATCCTGCATTCGCCGTGGACGTGGACCGCGCTCGTGCTCGTGCTCGTCTGCAAGCTCGCGGCGACCGCGGCGACGGCCGGCTCCGGCGCGGTCGGCGGCGTGTTCACGCCGACGCTGTTCGTCGGCGCGGCGGTCGGCTCGCTGTTCGGCCAGGGCATGCACGCGTTGTGGCCGCACGCGACGTCGGCCGCTTATGCGTATGCGATGGTCGGCATGGGCGCGTTCCTCGCGGGCGCGACTCAGGCGCCGCTGATGGCGATCCTGATGATCTTCGAGATGACCTTGAGCTATCAGGTCGTGCTGCCGCTGATGGTGTCGTGCGTGGTCGCGTACTTCATCGCGCGCGCGATCGGCAAGACCTCGATGTACGAGATCACGCTGCGCCGCAATCGCGAGGAGCAGGAACGAACGCGACTGCGCGCGACGCAGATGCGCGAGCTGATCCGCCCCGCGCAGACCGTCGTACCGCCGAACGCGACCGTGCACGACATGACGCGCGTGTTTCTCGAATATCCGGTCAAGTACCTGTACGTCGCCAACGACTCGGGCGCATTTCTCGGCGTGGTCGCGCTGAAGGACATCACGTCCGATCTGCTCGACCGGACCGACACGTCGATGAAAACCGCCGCCGATTATCTGCAGCCGCATTTCGACGTGCTGACGCCGGACATGTCGCTCGCCGTCGCGTTGCAGCACTTCATGGCGTTTCAGGGCGAGCGCCTGCCGGTGATCGAAAGCACCGCGCGTCCGTTGCTTGCCGGGGTCGTCTACAAGACCTCGCTGCTCGACGCGTACTTCCGCATGAATCCGTCGCGCTAG
- a CDS encoding glutathione S-transferase codes for MSLELYYWDGLQGRGEFVRLALEEAGVDYVEVARGKPSKGLGTEAMMAVMDSPDEPYPPFAPPFLKDGDLVIPQTANILFYLGPRLNLAPKVESLRYVANGLQLTIADVVTEAHDTHHPLASGLYYEEQKDAAKVRAHDFIEHRIPKFMSYFERVLAQNPAGDSFMVGDALTYVDLSMFQLIDGLLYAFPRALKRFGEHYPLLAALHDRVIARPNIAAYLDSDRRIAHNESCVFRHYPELDEAAT; via the coding sequence ATGAGCCTGGAACTGTACTACTGGGATGGCCTGCAAGGCCGCGGCGAATTCGTGCGGCTCGCGCTGGAGGAAGCCGGCGTCGACTATGTCGAAGTCGCGCGCGGCAAGCCTTCGAAGGGCCTCGGCACCGAGGCGATGATGGCGGTGATGGACAGCCCCGACGAGCCGTATCCGCCGTTTGCGCCGCCGTTTCTGAAAGACGGCGATCTGGTGATCCCGCAGACCGCCAACATCCTGTTCTATCTCGGCCCGCGGCTCAATCTCGCGCCCAAGGTGGAGAGCCTGCGCTACGTCGCGAACGGCCTGCAACTGACGATCGCCGACGTCGTCACCGAAGCGCACGACACCCACCATCCGCTCGCGAGCGGCCTCTACTACGAGGAGCAGAAAGACGCGGCGAAGGTACGCGCGCACGATTTCATCGAGCATCGGATTCCGAAGTTCATGTCGTACTTCGAGCGCGTGCTCGCGCAGAATCCGGCCGGCGACAGCTTCATGGTCGGCGACGCGCTGACCTATGTGGACCTGTCGATGTTCCAGCTGATCGATGGTCTGCTGTATGCCTTTCCGCGCGCGCTGAAGCGCTTCGGCGAGCACTATCCGCTGCTCGCCGCGCTGCACGACAGGGTGATCGCCAGACCGAACATCGCCGCGTACCTGGACTCGGACCGGCGCATCGCCCATAACGAAAGCTGCGTCTTCCGGCACTACCCGGAACTCGACGAGGCGGCGACTTGA
- a CDS encoding YeiH family protein: MSTPTVPLTAASPALSTRGQLNGVLFVALFAAAVTRIAAIPAVAGLGLSPLIVGIVAGAIYGNALRDSMPASWAAGVNFSARKLLRIAVAFFGLRVSLQEIAQVGLPGLAESVLIVVSTLVIGTWSGIKIMKLDRDTALLTAAGSAICGAAAVLAFESTLQSKPHKSAMAVGTVVLFGTLSMFLYPVLFNAGWLHLDTVGAGLFFGGTIHEVAQVVGAASNVSPEATHIATIVKMTRVMLLVPVSLVVGLWVNRAARGAKDGSTDGAVPRKLAIPWFALGFLACVAINSLHVLPQSATSSLNLLDTFALTMAMTALGMETRISQIREAGPRALTTGLILYVWLIAGGLGITWAVQHLLR; this comes from the coding sequence ATGTCCACACCCACCGTCCCGCTCACTGCCGCCTCACCCGCGCTGTCCACTCGCGGCCAACTCAATGGCGTGCTGTTCGTCGCGCTGTTCGCCGCCGCCGTCACGCGCATCGCGGCGATTCCGGCGGTTGCCGGTCTTGGCCTGAGTCCGCTGATCGTCGGCATCGTCGCCGGTGCGATCTATGGCAATGCGCTGCGCGACAGCATGCCGGCCAGCTGGGCGGCGGGCGTCAACTTCTCGGCGCGCAAGCTGCTGCGCATCGCGGTCGCGTTCTTCGGTCTGCGCGTGAGCCTGCAGGAAATCGCCCAGGTGGGCCTGCCGGGTCTCGCGGAATCGGTGCTGATCGTCGTCAGCACGCTCGTGATCGGCACCTGGTCCGGTATCAAGATCATGAAGCTCGATCGCGACACCGCGCTGCTGACGGCGGCCGGCAGCGCGATCTGCGGCGCGGCCGCGGTGCTCGCGTTCGAATCGACGCTGCAATCGAAGCCGCACAAGAGCGCGATGGCGGTCGGCACCGTCGTGCTGTTCGGCACGCTGTCGATGTTCCTGTACCCGGTGCTGTTCAACGCGGGCTGGCTGCATCTCGATACGGTCGGCGCGGGTCTCTTCTTCGGCGGCACGATCCACGAGGTCGCGCAGGTGGTCGGCGCGGCGAGCAACGTGAGCCCGGAAGCGACGCACATCGCGACGATCGTCAAGATGACCCGCGTGATGCTGCTCGTGCCGGTATCGCTGGTGGTCGGCCTGTGGGTGAACCGCGCGGCGCGCGGCGCGAAGGATGGCAGCACGGACGGCGCCGTCCCGCGCAAGCTTGCGATCCCCTGGTTCGCACTCGGCTTTCTCGCCTGCGTCGCGATCAACTCGCTGCATGTGCTCCCGCAAAGCGCCACCTCGTCGCTGAACCTGCTCGACACCTTCGCGCTGACGATGGCGATGACCGCACTCGGCATGGAAACGCGCATTTCGCAGATTCGCGAAGCGGGTCCGCGCGCGCTGACCACGGGCCTGATTCTGTATGTGTGGCTGATCGCCGGCGGACTGGGCATCACATGGGCCGTCCAGCACCTGTTGCGCTGA
- a CDS encoding LysR family transcriptional regulator, with product MTPDQLITFAAVAEHRNISRAAVALHLSQPAVSGQLRQLQDEFGEPLYQRDGRGVRLTPAGEQLASYAARLRDTWRQAHAYRDALRGLEQGTLRIGASTTPASYLLPYLIAEFHRRYPDVTVHTANGNTAEIVGALGSVDIAMIEGPAGADLPPDTVVHAWREDEIVAIMPRSHPLAQADNGERIELAAFGAYPLVLREEGSGVRQTVEREFARAGVPMRVALEIAGVEGVKEAVRAGMGVGFVSAMSMRHENGALRLMSLSPQPLTRRLSILVPHASAPSRVVEQFLAMCIADGG from the coding sequence ATGACCCCGGATCAACTTATAACGTTCGCTGCCGTCGCTGAGCATCGCAACATCAGCCGGGCGGCGGTGGCGCTGCATCTGTCGCAGCCGGCGGTGTCCGGACAGCTACGGCAATTGCAGGACGAATTCGGCGAGCCTCTGTACCAGCGCGATGGCCGCGGCGTACGGCTGACGCCGGCCGGCGAGCAGCTCGCCAGCTATGCGGCGCGGCTGCGCGATACCTGGCGGCAGGCGCATGCGTATCGCGACGCGCTGCGCGGTCTGGAGCAGGGCACTTTGCGGATCGGCGCGAGCACGACGCCGGCGAGCTATCTGCTGCCGTATCTCATCGCCGAATTTCATCGCCGCTATCCGGACGTGACCGTGCATACCGCCAACGGCAATACGGCCGAGATCGTCGGCGCACTCGGCTCGGTCGACATCGCGATGATCGAGGGTCCCGCCGGCGCCGATCTGCCGCCGGATACGGTCGTCCATGCGTGGCGCGAGGATGAAATCGTCGCGATCATGCCGCGCTCGCATCCGCTCGCGCAGGCGGACAACGGCGAGCGCATCGAGCTGGCCGCGTTCGGCGCCTATCCGCTGGTGCTGCGCGAGGAAGGCTCGGGCGTGCGGCAGACGGTCGAGCGCGAATTCGCTCGCGCGGGCGTGCCGATGCGCGTGGCACTCGAGATCGCCGGGGTCGAAGGCGTGAAGGAGGCGGTGCGGGCCGGGATGGGCGTCGGCTTCGTGTCGGCGATGTCGATGCGGCATGAGAACGGTGCGCTGCGCCTGATGTCGCTGAGCCCGCAGCCGCTGACGCGGCGGCTGTCGATTCTGGTGCCCCATGCGAGCGCGCCGTCGCGGGTGGTCGAACAGTTTCTGGCGATGTGTATCGCGGACGGCGGCTGA
- a CDS encoding sugar phosphate isomerase/epimerase family protein has translation MADAVEIVIVASAFGVNAVRADGHLKWAQAAKRAGAAGFEVRRELFASDADADPQRLRALGAALADLGLWPVFSTPASLYAASGQLDTDALRLALDEAAALGARFVKLQLGGFAGEAHGAALVAQVASGCGTTDGAQPRLVVENGQLAQGGSPAQFVGLFDALAREGHADALGMTFDTGNWAWLDVAPLEIAPQLAPYVEYIHCKSTTGEGARRFAIAPAADDAFFRAVLDRLPRDVPRGIEFPFDPSRIDADAAHYVNWLARV, from the coding sequence ATGGCTGATGCAGTTGAGATCGTGATCGTCGCCAGCGCGTTCGGTGTGAACGCCGTGCGCGCCGACGGCCATCTGAAATGGGCGCAGGCGGCAAAGCGAGCCGGCGCGGCGGGTTTCGAAGTGCGTCGCGAGCTGTTCGCGAGCGACGCGGACGCGGACCCGCAACGGCTGCGCGCCCTCGGCGCGGCGTTGGCCGATCTCGGGCTGTGGCCGGTGTTCTCGACGCCGGCATCGTTGTACGCCGCGAGCGGCCAGCTCGATACCGACGCGCTGCGTCTGGCGCTCGACGAAGCGGCCGCGCTCGGCGCGCGCTTCGTCAAGCTGCAACTCGGCGGCTTCGCGGGGGAGGCTCACGGTGCGGCGCTCGTCGCGCAGGTGGCGAGCGGCTGCGGCACCACGGACGGCGCGCAGCCACGGCTCGTCGTCGAAAACGGGCAACTGGCGCAGGGCGGCTCGCCCGCGCAGTTCGTCGGGCTGTTCGACGCGCTCGCGCGTGAAGGTCACGCGGACGCGCTCGGTATGACTTTCGATACCGGCAACTGGGCGTGGCTCGACGTCGCGCCGCTCGAAATCGCGCCGCAGCTTGCGCCGTACGTCGAGTACATCCATTGCAAGAGCACGACGGGCGAGGGCGCGCGGCGCTTCGCGATCGCGCCGGCCGCCGATGACGCTTTCTTCCGCGCGGTCCTCGACCGGCTGCCGCGCGATGTGCCGCGTGGCATCGAGTTTCCGTTCGACCCGAGCCGGATCGATGCTGATGCCGCGCACTATGTGAACTGGCTAGCGCGGGTATAG
- a CDS encoding sugar kinase → MTHPYPALDVITYGEAMAMFVATETGPLAGVGHFTKRIAGADLNVAIGLSRLGFRVGWMSRVGDDSFGQYVRDTLTKEGIDQQCVSTDARYPTGFQLKSKNDDGSDPAVEYFRKGSAASHLSRDDYVADYVLPARHLHLTGVAPAISASSRELAFHLAREMRAAGRTISFDPNLRPTLWPSRAAMVEGLNALAALADWVLPGIGEGEILTGYTQPEDIAQYYLERGARGVIVKLGAQGAYYRTVTDAATIAGRPVANVVDTVGAGDGFAVGVISALLEGRTLAQAVARGNRIGALAIQVIGDSEGLPSRAELDALELAEVPGIASAA, encoded by the coding sequence ATGACCCACCCGTACCCCGCCCTCGACGTGATCACCTACGGCGAAGCGATGGCGATGTTCGTCGCCACCGAAACCGGCCCGCTGGCAGGCGTCGGACACTTCACGAAGCGCATCGCCGGGGCGGATCTGAACGTCGCGATCGGCTTGTCGCGACTCGGCTTCAGGGTGGGCTGGATGAGCCGCGTCGGCGACGATTCGTTCGGCCAGTACGTGCGCGACACGCTGACGAAGGAGGGCATCGACCAGCAATGCGTGAGCACAGACGCGCGCTATCCGACCGGCTTCCAGCTGAAGTCGAAGAACGACGACGGCAGCGATCCGGCGGTCGAATACTTCCGCAAAGGCTCGGCAGCGAGCCATCTGTCGCGCGACGACTACGTCGCCGACTACGTGCTGCCCGCGCGTCATTTGCATCTGACCGGCGTCGCGCCGGCGATCTCGGCGAGTTCGCGCGAACTCGCGTTCCATCTGGCCCGTGAAATGCGTGCGGCAGGCAGGACGATCTCGTTCGACCCGAACCTGCGCCCGACGCTGTGGCCGTCGCGCGCGGCGATGGTCGAAGGCCTGAACGCGCTCGCGGCACTCGCCGACTGGGTGCTGCCCGGCATTGGCGAGGGTGAGATTCTGACCGGCTACACGCAGCCGGAGGACATCGCGCAGTACTACCTCGAGCGCGGCGCGCGCGGCGTGATCGTCAAGCTCGGCGCGCAGGGCGCGTATTACCGCACCGTGACCGATGCCGCGACGATCGCCGGCCGGCCGGTCGCGAACGTCGTCGATACGGTCGGCGCCGGCGATGGTTTCGCGGTCGGCGTGATCAGCGCGCTGCTCGAAGGCCGCACGCTCGCGCAGGCGGTCGCGCGCGGCAACCGGATCGGCGCGCTCGCGATCCAGGTGATCGGCGATTCGGAAGGTTTGCCGAGCCGCGCCGAACTGGACGCGCTGGAACTGGCCGAGGTGCCGGGCATCGCAAGCGCGGCCTGA
- a CDS encoding MFS transporter: MTSSLAIRRWWTIMPIVFITYSLAYLDRANFGFAAAAGINQDLGISKGLASLIGALFFLGYFFFQIPGAIYAERRSVKKLVFWSLILWGGCAALTGMVSNIPSLMAIRFVLGVVEAAVMPAMLIFISNWFTKSERSRANTFLILGNPVTVLWMSVVSGYLVHSFGWRQMFIAEGAPAILWAVCWWFLVKDKPEQVSWLTQQEKDALAQTLRAEQAAIKPVRNYSEAFRTPAVIKLCAQYFCWSIGVYGFVLWLPSILKNGSSIGMVETGWLSALPYAAATIAMLAASWASDKLNRRKVFVWPFLLVGAIAFAASYGLGSAHFWISYALLVIAGAAMYAPYGPFFAIVPELLPKNVAGGAMALINSMGALGSFVGSYVVGYLNGATGSPAASYAFMSVALVAAVILTLAVKPAAAERRDPARPTVARKIS; this comes from the coding sequence ATGACCTCATCACTTGCGATTCGCCGCTGGTGGACGATCATGCCGATCGTGTTCATCACCTACAGCCTCGCGTATCTGGATCGCGCGAATTTCGGCTTTGCGGCGGCGGCCGGCATCAACCAGGATCTCGGCATCAGCAAGGGGCTCGCGTCGCTGATCGGCGCGCTGTTTTTCCTCGGCTATTTCTTCTTCCAGATTCCGGGCGCGATCTACGCCGAGCGCCGCAGCGTGAAGAAGCTCGTGTTCTGGAGCCTCATCCTGTGGGGCGGCTGCGCGGCGTTGACCGGCATGGTCAGCAACATCCCATCGCTGATGGCGATCCGCTTCGTGCTCGGCGTCGTCGAAGCCGCGGTGATGCCGGCGATGCTGATCTTCATCAGCAACTGGTTCACGAAGAGCGAACGCTCGCGGGCGAACACGTTCCTGATTCTCGGCAACCCGGTCACGGTGCTGTGGATGTCGGTCGTGTCGGGCTATCTCGTGCATTCGTTCGGCTGGCGGCAGATGTTCATCGCCGAGGGCGCGCCCGCGATCCTCTGGGCGGTGTGCTGGTGGTTCCTCGTGAAGGACAAGCCCGAGCAGGTGTCGTGGCTCACGCAGCAGGAAAAGGATGCGCTCGCGCAGACCTTGCGCGCCGAGCAGGCCGCGATCAAGCCGGTGCGCAACTACAGCGAGGCGTTTCGCACGCCCGCGGTCATCAAGCTGTGCGCGCAGTATTTCTGCTGGAGCATCGGCGTGTACGGTTTCGTGCTGTGGCTGCCGTCGATCCTGAAAAACGGCTCGTCGATCGGCATGGTCGAGACGGGCTGGCTGTCTGCGCTGCCGTATGCGGCCGCGACGATCGCGATGCTTGCAGCTTCGTGGGCATCGGATAAACTCAACCGCCGCAAGGTGTTCGTGTGGCCGTTCCTGCTGGTCGGTGCGATCGCATTCGCGGCGTCGTACGGGCTCGGCTCAGCGCATTTCTGGATTTCGTATGCGCTGCTCGTGATCGCGGGCGCCGCCATGTACGCGCCGTATGGCCCGTTCTTCGCGATCGTGCCAGAACTGCTGCCGAAGAACGTCGCGGGCGGCGCGATGGCGCTGATCAACAGCATGGGTGCGCTCGGTTCGTTCGTCGGCTCGTACGTGGTCGGCTATCTGAACGGCGCGACCGGCTCGCCCGCGGCATCGTATGCGTTCATGAGCGTGGCGCTCGTCGCCGCGGTGATCCTGACGCTCGCCGTCAAGCCGGCCGCCGCCGAACGACGCGACCCCGCTCGTCCCACCGTCGCAAGGAAAATTAGCTGA